A DNA window from Halomicrobium mukohataei DSM 12286 contains the following coding sequences:
- a CDS encoding cold-shock protein, which yields MANGTVDFFNDTGGYGFIETEDADDDVFFHMEDVGGPDLEEGTDVEFDIEQADKGPRATNVVRQ from the coding sequence ATGGCAAACGGTACGGTTGATTTCTTCAACGACACAGGCGGCTACGGATTCATCGAGACTGAGGACGCGGACGACGACGTTTTCTTCCACATGGAAGACGTGGGCGGCCCTGACCTCGAAGAAGGTACTGACGTCGAATTCGACATCGAACAGGCCGACAAAGGCCCCCGCGCGACCAACGTCGTCCGCCAGTAA
- a CDS encoding 5,10-methylenetetrahydromethanopterin reductase — translation MYAIELTPEHPVETLTELAVEAEAEGFDAVLASHHYNNRDQFMALSSMAQATDELLVGPGIANPYETHPVTLASRVATLSEVSGGRALFGVGPGDEATLSNLGFDHDRPLRRVLETFKVAQRLWDGERVDHDGTFQARDAGLNYDVGEIPVYVGAQGPHMTRMAAKHADGALYNGAHPRDLEWASEQAAKGEADRPDARGEFDLAAYASVSVAEDGAAAREAARIPVAFIAAGSPPPVLDRHDLDAERAREVGDAIAAGEFRAAGDAVSEAMIDAFCIAGTPETVAERTDALLDYADSVVFASPLGPELETAISLLGSAARSTRLA, via the coding sequence ATGTACGCAATCGAACTCACCCCCGAACATCCAGTCGAGACGTTGACCGAACTCGCCGTCGAGGCCGAAGCGGAGGGCTTCGACGCCGTGCTGGCCAGCCACCACTACAACAACCGCGACCAGTTCATGGCGCTGTCCTCGATGGCCCAGGCCACCGACGAACTCCTGGTCGGTCCCGGCATCGCGAACCCCTACGAGACTCACCCGGTGACGCTCGCGTCTCGGGTCGCCACGCTCTCCGAGGTGAGCGGCGGCCGGGCGCTGTTCGGCGTCGGTCCCGGCGACGAGGCGACGCTGTCGAACCTCGGCTTCGACCACGACCGGCCGCTCCGGCGGGTCCTGGAGACGTTCAAGGTGGCACAGCGACTGTGGGACGGCGAGCGCGTCGACCACGACGGGACCTTCCAGGCCCGGGACGCCGGTCTGAACTACGACGTGGGCGAGATCCCGGTCTACGTCGGTGCCCAGGGGCCACACATGACCCGGATGGCCGCCAAGCACGCCGACGGTGCGCTGTACAACGGCGCACACCCCCGCGACCTCGAATGGGCCAGCGAGCAGGCGGCGAAAGGTGAGGCCGACCGGCCCGACGCGCGCGGCGAGTTCGACCTGGCGGCCTACGCCAGCGTCTCCGTCGCCGAGGACGGCGCGGCCGCCCGCGAGGCCGCGCGGATCCCCGTCGCCTTCATCGCCGCCGGCTCTCCGCCGCCGGTCCTAGACCGCCACGACCTCGACGCCGAGCGGGCACGAGAAGTTGGCGACGCGATCGCGGCCGGCGAGTTCCGGGCGGCCGGCGACGCCGTCAGCGAGGCGATGATCGACGCGTTCTGCATCGCGGGCACGCCCGAGACGGTGGCCGAGCGCACCGACGCCTTGCTCGACTACGCCGACAGCGTCGTCTTCGCGTCCCCGCTGGGTCCGGAGCTGGAGACGGCCATCAGTTTGCTCGGCTCGGCGGCTCGTTCGACACGTCTGGCGTGA
- a CDS encoding coenzyme F420-0:L-glutamate ligase translates to MEVFAVDGLPEIRPGDDLAALIDANAAIGDDDVVCVASTVVSKAEGRQADLAAFPAGDRARDIAERIAAETDEQKDPRFAQAVLEESEELVLEAPFLLAVTRFGHTTVNAGIDRSNVPDADLLLLPADPTASAERLRAGLDADPAVVVTDTSGRPFRHGQRGVALGWAGIPASRDWRGEHDRDGRELGVTVQSVVDELAGAANLVTGEGAGGTPVAVVRDFAFGEHAGSDELFRDPETDFVRQALREWDY, encoded by the coding sequence ATGGAGGTCTTCGCGGTCGACGGGCTGCCCGAGATCCGGCCCGGTGACGACCTGGCAGCGCTGATCGACGCCAACGCAGCTATCGGCGACGACGACGTGGTCTGTGTCGCCAGCACGGTCGTCTCGAAGGCCGAGGGCCGTCAGGCAGACCTGGCGGCGTTTCCAGCGGGCGACCGGGCACGCGACATCGCCGAGCGGATCGCCGCCGAGACCGACGAACAGAAGGATCCACGCTTCGCCCAGGCCGTCCTCGAAGAGAGCGAGGAGCTCGTCCTCGAAGCGCCGTTCCTGCTGGCCGTGACGCGGTTCGGCCACACGACGGTCAACGCCGGTATCGACCGCTCGAACGTCCCCGACGCGGACCTGTTGCTCCTGCCGGCGGACCCGACCGCCAGCGCCGAGCGGCTCCGTGCCGGACTCGACGCCGACCCGGCCGTCGTCGTCACCGACACCTCGGGCCGGCCGTTTCGCCACGGCCAGCGCGGCGTGGCACTCGGCTGGGCCGGCATCCCCGCCTCCAGAGACTGGCGGGGCGAACACGACCGCGACGGCAGGGAACTGGGCGTCACCGTCCAGTCCGTGGTCGACGAACTCGCCGGTGCGGCCAACCTCGTCACCGGCGAAGGCGCGGGCGGGACCCCGGTCGCCGTCGTCCGTGACTTCGCGTTCGGCGAGCACGCCGGCAGCGACGAACTGTTTCGCGACCCCGAGACCGACTTCGTGCGCCAGGCGCTCAGAGAGTGGGACTACTAG
- a CDS encoding ArsR/SmtB family transcription factor gives MSEPGLVETADPETVFGALSDGTRVDILLALWDADGRSATFSDLREEVGMADSGQFNYHLDKLRDRFVRQTDDGYTLTLAGEQIVGAIQVGAYTMEGSIEPIPLAEPCRACGGERTLYYEDETVRIECGDCPSTSTSGVPPGVFADHERSEIPAVASRYFRTILAHVGEGFCWHCEGPITATVVPAAETRAARDDLPTTFEELPMARYDCGRCGSEITSDLGGALLNHPVVGGFFYEHGIDVRERPFWAFNAVGHEQSRFRERDPVRATMTYTAGDATLTLVVDETLDVVAVERDG, from the coding sequence ATGAGCGAGCCCGGACTCGTCGAGACCGCCGACCCGGAAACGGTGTTCGGTGCGCTCTCCGATGGGACACGCGTCGACATTCTGCTCGCGCTGTGGGACGCGGACGGCCGATCTGCGACGTTCTCGGACCTGCGCGAGGAGGTGGGGATGGCCGACTCCGGACAGTTCAACTACCACCTCGACAAGCTCAGAGACCGGTTCGTCAGACAGACCGACGACGGCTACACGCTGACGCTGGCCGGCGAGCAGATCGTCGGCGCGATCCAGGTCGGTGCCTACACCATGGAGGGGTCGATCGAGCCGATCCCGCTCGCAGAGCCCTGTCGGGCCTGTGGCGGCGAGCGAACGCTGTACTACGAGGACGAGACCGTCCGCATCGAGTGTGGAGACTGTCCGAGCACCTCGACCTCCGGCGTCCCGCCGGGCGTGTTCGCCGATCACGAGCGCTCGGAGATACCCGCCGTCGCGAGCCGCTACTTCCGGACGATCCTCGCACACGTCGGCGAGGGCTTTTGCTGGCACTGCGAGGGACCGATCACGGCGACCGTGGTGCCGGCCGCTGAGACGCGTGCCGCCCGCGACGACCTCCCGACGACGTTCGAGGAACTGCCGATGGCCCGGTACGACTGCGGGCGCTGTGGCTCCGAGATCACGTCGGATCTGGGCGGCGCGCTGTTGAACCATCCCGTCGTCGGCGGCTTCTTCTACGAGCACGGGATCGACGTTCGCGAACGGCCGTTCTGGGCGTTCAACGCCGTCGGACACGAGCAGTCGCGGTTCCGCGAGCGCGATCCCGTGCGAGCGACGATGACGTACACTGCCGGGGACGCGACGCTCACCCTCGTCGTCGACGAGACACTCGACGTGGTCGCCGTCGAGCGGGACGGCTGA
- a CDS encoding metallophosphoesterase family protein, protein MEIAIVSDTHVPSRARRIPDPFRERIRAADHVLHAGDFDAESTVADVRDLADTLTAVRGNTDPAVGLPEVATVELGGVSFVVTHGTGSKRGYEDRVARLVREHGGTDAVGISGHTHEVLDTTRGGVRLLNPGSATAASPATSATMLTATAADGDLTVRRHEL, encoded by the coding sequence ATGGAGATCGCAATCGTCAGCGACACACACGTTCCGTCCCGCGCCAGGCGGATTCCCGACCCGTTCCGCGAGCGAATCCGCGCGGCAGACCACGTCCTCCACGCGGGAGACTTCGACGCCGAGAGCACGGTCGCCGACGTACGGGACCTCGCGGACACGCTGACGGCCGTCCGTGGCAACACCGACCCGGCCGTCGGGCTGCCGGAGGTGGCGACGGTCGAACTCGGCGGCGTCTCGTTCGTCGTCACGCACGGCACCGGATCGAAACGCGGGTACGAGGACCGCGTCGCCCGCCTCGTCCGCGAACACGGCGGGACCGACGCCGTGGGGATCTCGGGCCACACACACGAGGTGCTGGACACGACTCGTGGGGGCGTTCGCCTGCTGAATCCGGGCTCTGCGACGGCGGCGTCGCCGGCCACCAGCGCGACGATGCTGACCGCCACCGCGGCGGACGGCGACCTCACCGTCCGCCGACACGAACTCTGA
- a CDS encoding DUF7471 family protein → MVSAVGPWLDTGEAAVLFAALALATMGTIALFLVACAAAWRRRTTTYLLVTAAIGLLVLRSIVGFGTALGAVAMPAHHIVEHTFDFLIALFVLGAAYAVGE, encoded by the coding sequence ATGGTCTCCGCCGTCGGTCCGTGGCTCGACACCGGCGAGGCAGCGGTGCTGTTCGCCGCCCTCGCACTGGCGACGATGGGGACGATCGCGCTCTTTCTGGTGGCGTGTGCGGCCGCCTGGCGGCGTCGAACGACGACGTACCTGCTGGTGACGGCCGCGATCGGACTGCTGGTGTTGCGGTCGATCGTCGGCTTCGGAACGGCGCTGGGCGCGGTGGCGATGCCGGCCCACCACATCGTCGAGCACACCTTCGACTTCCTCATCGCGCTGTTCGTGCTGGGGGCCGCCTACGCCGTGGGCGAGTGA
- a CDS encoding nitrous oxide reductase accessory protein NosL — MDATLSRRELLGATALGLLAGCQSQTTPEPVTLDGTESCDHCGMVIGQQSGPVGETYYEDNSPAGHDPPTRFCSAVCTYRHRFQTEQRGWTPTVTYLTDYSSVDGEVGETDGTALLTRHLDASAFAPTTDVTVVVGADVEGAMGPALVPFGEADDATAFAEEHGGQTVAATDLSREAVEQE; from the coding sequence ATGGACGCGACCCTATCACGGCGCGAGCTGCTCGGCGCGACGGCGCTGGGGCTGCTCGCCGGCTGCCAGAGCCAGACGACGCCCGAGCCAGTGACACTGGACGGGACGGAGAGCTGCGACCACTGTGGCATGGTGATCGGACAGCAGTCGGGACCGGTCGGCGAGACGTACTACGAGGACAACAGCCCGGCGGGCCACGACCCACCGACTCGGTTCTGTAGCGCGGTCTGTACCTACCGCCACCGCTTCCAGACCGAACAGCGAGGCTGGACGCCGACCGTCACGTATCTGACTGACTACAGCAGCGTCGACGGCGAGGTCGGCGAGACGGACGGAACCGCCCTCCTCACCCGACACCTCGACGCGTCGGCCTTCGCGCCGACGACCGACGTGACCGTCGTCGTCGGGGCCGACGTGGAAGGCGCGATGGGGCCGGCGCTGGTCCCGTTCGGCGAGGCCGACGACGCCACCGCGTTCGCCGAGGAACACGGCGGCCAGACCGTCGCCGCGACGGACCTCTCCAGGGAGGCGGTCGAGCAGGAGTGA
- a CDS encoding winged helix-turn-helix transcriptional regulator, translating into MSTVREQVRESVSANPGIHFNELTRRLDIATGQAQYHLRKLVRAGDINTEEIRGRTHYFDREHDPWERRTIALVRRETTRSIVGHLLEDGPLASVELVDRLDVARSTVSWHVESLIEAGVAEKSYGQRGRAVVALTRPTETRRLLQTVEPSLADRLVDRFSRLVDDSLGRDGYSNN; encoded by the coding sequence ATGTCGACAGTCAGAGAGCAGGTGCGCGAGTCCGTCTCCGCGAACCCCGGGATCCACTTCAACGAACTGACCCGCCGCCTCGACATCGCGACGGGACAGGCCCAGTATCACCTCCGGAAACTCGTCCGAGCCGGCGACATCAACACCGAGGAGATCCGGGGTCGAACGCACTACTTCGACCGGGAGCACGACCCCTGGGAACGGCGCACGATCGCGCTGGTCCGCCGGGAGACGACGCGATCGATCGTCGGACACCTGCTGGAAGACGGCCCGCTGGCGTCGGTCGAACTGGTCGACCGCCTCGACGTGGCCCGCAGCACCGTCTCCTGGCACGTCGAGTCGCTGATCGAGGCCGGCGTCGCCGAGAAGTCCTACGGCCAGCGCGGCCGGGCGGTCGTCGCTCTGACGCGGCCGACCGAGACCCGACGGCTGTTACAGACCGTCGAGCCCTCGCTGGCCGACCGGCTGGTCGATCGGTTCAGCCGACTCGTCGACGACAGCCTCGGTCGGGACGGCTATAGTAACAATTGA
- a CDS encoding ABC transporter ATP-binding protein, with product MTDDVALTATDLRRSYGDVTALDGVSIDVPTDGVTALIGPNGSGKTTLLDVLLGIERSDAGTVDYGESDARRQVGYLPQRPTFRPDDTVRETIAFYAALVEDDPDRLLERVGLDTVPDRRVSALSGGMTRLLGIAQALAGDPPILALDEPASGLDPAMSDRIFGVIDSLAADGRAVLLTSHALSLVERTADHVVVVEAGGVAARGSPAALRERTGGPLHETFTDLLSEPTTAVDGGDES from the coding sequence GTGACCGACGACGTTGCGCTCACGGCGACGGACCTCCGTCGAAGCTACGGTGACGTGACCGCTCTCGACGGCGTGTCAATCGACGTGCCCACCGACGGCGTGACGGCGCTGATCGGCCCGAACGGCTCCGGGAAGACGACGCTGCTGGATGTGTTGCTGGGGATCGAACGGTCCGACGCGGGCACCGTCGACTACGGCGAGTCCGACGCCCGCCGACAGGTGGGCTATCTCCCGCAGCGTCCGACGTTCCGGCCCGACGACACGGTCAGGGAGACGATCGCGTTCTACGCCGCGCTGGTCGAGGACGACCCGGACCGGCTGCTCGAACGCGTCGGGCTCGACACCGTCCCGGACCGGCGCGTCTCGGCGCTCTCTGGCGGCATGACGCGACTGCTCGGGATCGCACAGGCACTCGCTGGCGATCCGCCGATCCTCGCGCTGGACGAACCCGCGAGCGGACTCGACCCGGCGATGAGCGATCGGATCTTCGGGGTGATCGACTCGCTGGCGGCGGACGGGCGGGCCGTGTTGCTCACCTCGCACGCGCTCTCGCTGGTCGAGCGGACGGCGGACCACGTTGTCGTCGTCGAGGCCGGTGGCGTCGCGGCGAGGGGCTCGCCGGCCGCGCTGCGCGAGCGGACGGGTGGCCCGCTCCACGAGACGTTTACCGATCTGCTGTCGGAGCCGACGACTGCGGTCGACGGGGGTGACGAGTCGTGA